The Montipora capricornis isolate CH-2021 chromosome 3, ASM3666992v2, whole genome shotgun sequence genome includes the window TCTTGTCCTATATGTAAGCTGTACGAAAAACCATTGAAATATATATTCTTCACTGTAAAATAATGACTggcttaataattattaatttttttccaggaGACAATGAGTTTTCAGAGACCCTTGACAAATGTTTAGAATGCATGCACACCAAGGAAGTCTGTGTCATACCCTACAAGAAGGAAAATGGTAACCTGGAATTTGCCAGTTTTTCGGATGGTAACTTGTGGTGTGAAATTGAGCTCCTTTCATTTTTAAAGGTAGAACAGTATTGATACATGTACAATTCTAGTACTTTATTGCAAGGAGAGCATTGTTAATGTCATTTCAGTCTTTGTATCACCCAATTTCTTGTATTCCCAGTCTACAAGGTTGGCCGATATTCGCAGTTACACATACGTCAAGGTCAGGGAATGAGCAGTTAATGTAATGACATAATACCTATGCCTTTTGCGTGTTAAGTTCAGTTGTTGCATTCTACCTATGGCCTATCTTCCCTTTAGGCTACTCTCTACATACCCCagggtggatagcattatccactgGAAAATATAACTGTAAAGATGACTGTAAGGCACTACCAAGTTTCTTCAGTTATTTTGGAAGAAATGATTGTATATTTGAAGAGTGGGCtatagacaatttaagcaacaatTCTTTAATATTAGACTGAAAAAGTCAGGTCACTCCAGCAGGATTTGCACCCATGACCTCTACtggctggtgcaatgctctaccaactgagctatgcatTCTTTTTTATAGAGTTCTTCACAGGAACAAATGAGTTCAGTTGCAATgtggttcttcttcttcttcttcttcttcttcttcctcctcctcctcctcctcctcctcctccttcttcttcttcttcttcttcttctttacaTGAAAAGTATGACATTGTAGGAAAATTTGTAACATGCTTTCCTCCCTTTTCCCCCCTGAGTTAACAGAGATGCAGCCTGAGGTGTAGTGGCCATCCCTGGCATCCACCTCAACCAGCAGTCAAGTACAATACATGAGGGCTGAGTTTAAGTCATTCTCAACCGGACGTTCTTCAAGGTACTCAAGTTTCCCTCCTCATCAAAATGGCCAATCACAATAAAGCAACTGGTTGAGGTGCCTTATATATTCCTTTGGCCTGATCTTGTTGAGCCGTGCACTGGATATTTCATCCTCAAGAATGCAAGTAAAATTGATTAGCTGGGCTGGTTTCTGCTTTCCTCCTTTCTTCTCTTCATACAGCGGTGTAGTTAGCTTTGATGCCCGTGGACCTGAGATCATCTCAGAGTAGACATTACACACTTGACTGCTTATTAGGGAGTTATGCAGTGGATGTTGTTGTTCTCCTTTTGAACACCTTTTAAATTGCTATATACAGTCACGCAATTTTGATTAATTTCttcaactctttttttttttttttattgcaggcAAAAGACCCTTGGCATACTACCGCAGAAGAAAAGCTAACGGTTGCCAAGCATCACAAAGCCAAAGGAACAGACTGCTTTAAGgtatattatttatttagtaGCTAGAACTTTCTTTAGCTATGTTACCCTATTTAATTAATGTCTGACGAAAACTGATTTCAGAATGCTTAATTTTTGCAGTTTCGTCTCCCCTTTTCCCCTTTTTTCCTGCCAAAccatttttttccgcatcctctTCCCTCCCCTCCattccctcccctccccaccTCTCTCATATCTTCTCCCTACATTAAAGCTCCCCTTCGTTACAAACGTTTGCCtgttatttcatttatttttgctcCAGTTTGCCACTCCCATCTCCTTGTCTCCTGTAATTCGAAGGCTCATGAATAAAGTTCCCATGTCAAATtgtagttgttttttttgttgctaaTTTTCCTCAAAATTGCCTCAAATTGCTTCTTGTGGACACTAACTTCAGAAATTAGGTAATGTTTATTAACTCAAACATTTTACTTGCTTTGACAAATAATGTTTCAGGACAAAAGGGCCCGAACACTGTTTATTAATGATTAAAGTGTCTATCACCTCAAATATTCCTTTCCTCTCAACAATTCTCTGCACTTGTCTAACACTAATTGTTTGGTGTGCTAAACACTCTCCTTCAAAGTCACTCTTCctaaaactggaaaaaaatggTTGTAATTTGATCTACATTGTACGACCACACAAGAAAGAGGAATGGGTTTAATACTGGATTAATGTCACAGACTGCTGTGCGTTGTGATAGTACTTTGAAAGCAGCCATGCAAAGTAATATGTGAAGTCAGCCCGGTATTACCCGTCCATTCCCCTCCATTGCTTGGTCATGAATCAAACTATGGCCTCTTTTCCCATCTTTCAGAGTGactaaaaaagtgaattttcaatgcaaaattctaaaaacaacattatACATTTGGAAtgattttggagaaaattttgTTGATCAGAGGTGATAAGCAATAAAATAGCCTTCCATTTAAATAGCTTCTTGGCATCAGTAATAGTAATGTAAAGCTCCCATGAATacaaaaatcattaaaataatgacattaaaacaaaaatctttGCATCTGTCTTCACATCTCTTTGATACAGGCCAGCAATTGGCTTGCTGCATCCAGACGGTATAGTCATGCTCTTAAGCAGCTGATCTTAATTGGTGACAAATTACCTGACAATACCAAAGATGAATTTGAACAACTAAGAGTGTCGTGCCTCCTAAATTTAGCAGCATGTCAGGGAAAGCTTGAACAGTTTGAATTTGTTGCTGAAAACTGTACAAAGGttagaaatattttattgttaagtaATTGTTGCACTTTGTGTATGACTGAAAGCTCATGCCCTCAAGTATTTGTGGAAGAGTTTAGTTTAGCACCAGAAAACAGCTTTACACTGTAGAGCTATTGACCCTAGAAGAAGACACTAGCCAGGAGCGTTGAAACATCGGGTATTGAATCATAACTTTTTCAATTATGTTGCATTCATTTTAAGTTTAGTTtacatgatttttttccctGTTATTCTGCTTTTAATGAGTGCAAAAAGTGTTTGAAGTCGACCACTTTTTAACATTTAAGGTTACTAACGTTTTCAAGCTtattaatgttttttgtttctctaCTAAAAGTGAACATAATTAGCCATTTTCTCCTTGGTACTTCTGAGGCTCTCAGTTCAATGTGCCTTAAAACGTAGCAAAGCAATGATAATCATTCGACTTATTACTGTGCTAGAAGGAGAAagggatcttttttttttacagctttGTTGGGTACTCCTCCTGCAACGTGCAAGATAAATTTATAATACAAcacaagggaaaaaaaaaaattataataataataataataatataataataatgatagtgatagtgatagtgatagtaatagtgatagtgataatcatagtgatagtgatagtaatagtgatagtgatagtgataatcatagtgatagtgataatcatagtgatagtgatagtgataatcatagtgatagtgatagtaatagtgatagtgataatgataatgataatgataatgataatgataatgataataataataataataataataataacaataataatgataacttttagaaaagaaataaagaaaagaaaagaagcaaaacCCAAAAGGGTAGGTGCAACGGGACTAACGTCCCATGCGAGGCACCGCCACTCATATATGCAATCACAAAGTCCTCTGCAATGCAAAAAATCGTGCAAAACGGATAGGCAAGGAGCCTGTGACATTATGACATTTTAGACAGACCCATAAATATCACTGGATCAGCCATGTACATTGTAAGGATTACTAAGGTACACTTCGTGTATTGTATTCATTTATATTGTTCCTCTCTGTTCTATTGCCACCCGTGTCTCCTTTTACCCTTCATTATTGTTACTGTAGTTCCATGGGTCTGACCACGCGTTTATTCCTTTATAGGTACTTGCAATGTCACCCACAAATCTTAAGGCTCTCTTCAGAAGAGGACAGGTAAGTTCACACACTGTCAATTTaacagttgattgattgataagtGGTTGTGAAGTTTTAGTTATGTGTTGATGTGGGACTTGCAAGTAAACTGAagtcaagggcacccaacgggTCAAATTAAGCCGAAAGCCTTTGAGCGAGATTTCTAGGCTCTAGACTGtgtaaagagatgtttttatcacctagaaaattttgatctgttcggatatcttagctgaaaactGAAGTGTCCGAGAATTTTATGGAATGATaacttcatttcagaaattgctagatgaacgttaccttctaaggaCTTCCAACCCGACCATTTcttcatccgaaactgctaggtgaccttttcaagtgccaaaaattgcacaaATATcctttccgaaaacgtaagggtcTACTTTTTCCTGGTAACGAATCTTTTAGGAAATGTTCTAGTAAGAAATATTGAGCTGTTTTTCAACGTAAAACCGACATTCTTAGAATAGTtaactctcccgaacacatatttcaccaaagattatcgttgggtgcccctgtgaaGTGATTCTTAAGTGGattaaaacaggaacaggaaagGCGGAGGCTTGCCCTCGTCGTTTAAGCCGCTGTTACTCGTTGAagcttttagctgaaacttgtgtgaAAAGGCGCGGCAAAACGAGTTTCAGaaggcgttgcaccgtgtaacataaaaGGTCGAAACTCGTTCGTTAATGTTGAAGGTGATGTCGAAGTGTTGTTTCCATGGCCTTAGCCggtttttgattggctacgcagCATAGCGTAACAAGACggagcgagaccagtttcacaaagtgtggttacacggtgaaactcctgtttttatcaccactgcgattGCTGTGACCGTTTGCAGAAGTAGGTGGTTTCTacttttcttcaaacttttctcgcaacggaagttcaaaaaagtttcacgaaaccgaccatgttataCGGTACAATGCCTGacctgaaacttgtttcgcatctccgttgcacacaagtttcagctaaaagtttcaacatgTAACAGCGGCTTTAAGATTTTAAGTTTGCTTGTAAATGCTCTAGATTCAAATACGGCTTTTAACCACAGATTGGAtttgtctttgttgtttttttgtttctcatttTTATATCCTTACTTTTAAAATGCCTATTACGTGAGTTACTTTTTACAATATcaacttatttttaattaatgtatacgaaatttataaatgttttcaaattaaCACATAACGAATTTCGATTGGCTTAATATTTAAAGCTCACGAAGAccctcacttatgtccagaaacgCAAATAAtaagccattttcgagttcacatctgtctcctcttcaaagcgagtctaagtgtgaagttttcattcacatgtaaagtagaagtaattaccaccacaaaaacttcacacttagactcactttgaagaggaggc containing:
- the LOC138041151 gene encoding peptidyl-prolyl cis-trans isomerase FKBP5-like isoform X2 → MVDDSGAFAFPRTIIRKGIGLETPNYGSSCKVKLKIFSQDDTVSHTSEKDFVIGEGDNEFSETLDKCLECMHTKEVCVIPYKKENGNLEFASFSDGNLWCEIELLSFLKAKDPWHTTAEEKLTVAKHHKAKGTDCFKASNWLAASRRYSHALKQLILIGDKLPDNTKDEFEQLRVSCLLNLAACQGKLEQFEFVAENCTKVLAMSPTNLKALFRRGQAFVCLNEYEKAKDDLEKAFTLAPCNSAVQEQLRILKQKQRLHDEKLSKALSAMFGRRKTSLE
- the LOC138041151 gene encoding peptidyl-prolyl cis-trans isomerase FKBP5-like isoform X1 — its product is MVDDSGAFAFPRTIIRKGIGLETPNYGSSCKVKLKIFSQDDTVSHTSEKDFVIGEGDNEFSETLDKCLECMHTKEVCVIPYKKENGNLEFASFSDGNLWCEIELLSFLKAKDPWHTTAEEKLTVAKHHKAKGTDCFKASNWLAASRRYSHALKQLILIGDKLPDNTKDEFEQLRVSCLLNLAACQGKLEQFEFVAENCTKVLAMSPTNLKALFRRGQAFVCLNEYEKAKDDLEKVWRASRKYQSPSSPAFTLAPCNSAVQEQLRILKQKQRLHDEKLSKALSAMFGRRKTSLE